One genomic segment of Pristis pectinata isolate sPriPec2 chromosome 38, sPriPec2.1.pri, whole genome shotgun sequence includes these proteins:
- the LOC127586995 gene encoding acylphosphatase-2-like isoform X6, producing MRSLGMYRYTEEQARKLGLVGWVKNTAAGTVTGQVQGAVDKVNFMMNWLKSVGSPMSRIDKAHFSNERDVSKLDFNKFSTRY from the exons tataCGGAGGAGCAGGCCAGAAAACTTGGCCTGGTTGGCTGGGTGAAGAATACAGCAGCAGGCACAGTGACAGGGCAGGTGCAGGGAGCAGTTGATAAAGTAAACTTCAT GATGAATTGGCTGAAGTCTGTGGGAAGCCCAATGTCTCGGATTGACAAAGCTCATTTCTCAAATGAGAGAGATGTCTCCAAACTGGATTTTAATAAATTCTCAACTAGATACTAA